One part of the Malus sylvestris chromosome 2, drMalSylv7.2, whole genome shotgun sequence genome encodes these proteins:
- the LOC126589438 gene encoding serine/threonine receptor-like kinase NFP, whose product MAISFLCSKPLCILLLLLFFTARILAQSTPSNSSTSFSCSVDAPPSCDTYVSYFARPQFMSLENISHLFGVSPLSIAKASNLVSEHIRLIAGQLLLVPISCGCSGNSYFSNITYEIKSGDSFYLVSINSFENLTDWHEVLNMNPTLDPSLLQIGQKVIFPLFCKCPSKMYTENGIKYHITYIWQPNDDISRVSSRFNVSTLDISSANNLHNDSAAVELPVVIPVSRLPALVQPKPPQGRNIFKQRWWLILIIILGGVLLVSSLLAIFAVYTRHQHKVKKALDGPGSSLESAEWFKMKEGKIDENFDLKFIQDKLLPGVSSYLGKPIMYEVKTIMEATMNLNEHCRIGGSVYRAIVDGQVLAVKNTKEDVTEELNILQKVNHANLVKLMGVSSETDGSRFLVYEYAANGSLDKWLYSKSSATSSSAELLTWNQRLSIALDIANGLQYMHEHTQRSIVHMDIRTSNILLDSKFKAKIANFSMARAAANDVTPKVDVFAFGVVLLALLSGKKGMEAKENGEAIMLWKDVRWVLEAEEEKVERLRKWMDPNLENFYPIDGALSLTALARACTQEKPSTRPSMGEVVFNLSVLTHSSSQSTLERSWTSALEAEEVLETISPIAAR is encoded by the coding sequence ATGGCCATCTCCTTCCTCTGCTCCAAACCTCTCTGTATTCTTCTGCTACTCCTCTTCTTCACTGCCCGAATTTTAGCTCAATCAACGCCATCCAACTCGAGCACAAGTTTCTCGTGCTCTGTAGATGCACCTCCTTCGTGTGACACGTACGTGTCCTACTTCGCCCGGCCTCAGTTTATGAGCCTGGAAAATATATCTCATCTATTCGGGGTCAGTCCCTTGTCGATTGCCAAGGCGAGTAATCTAGTTTCTGAGCACATCAGATTGATTGCAGGCCAACTCTTACTAGTTCCAATCAGCTGCGGTTGCTCTGGAAACAGTTACTTTTCTAACATCACATATGAGATCAAGAGCGGAGATAGCTTCTACTTAGTTTCAATCAATTCATTTGAGAATCTCACCGATTGGCATGAAGTGCTAAATATGAACCCAACTCTGGATCCGAGCCTCTTGCAGATTGGCCAGAAAGTCATCTTTCCTCTGTTCTGTAAGTGCCCCTCGAAGATGTATACGGAAAATGGAATCAAGTATCACATCACATACATATGGCAACCCAACGATGACATCAGTCGTGTGAGTTCCAGGTTCAATGTGTCAACACTTGACATCTCATCTGCAAATAACCTCCACAACGATAGCGCCGCAGTGGAACTTCCGGTGGTGATCCCCGTGTCAAGGTTGCCTGCTCTAGTTCAACCAAAACCCCCTCAAGGAAGAAACATATTCAAGCAGCGGTGGTGGCTTATTCTCATCATAATCTTGGGAGGTGTTCTATTAGTTTCTTCACTTTTGGCCATTTTTGCGGTGTATACTCGTCACCAACATAaggtgaagaaggctttggacGGTCCTGGTTCATCTCTGGAGAGCGCTGAATGGTTCAAAATGAAAGAAGGGAAAATTGATGAGAATTTTGACCTGAAGTTTATACAAGATAAGCTTCTTCCGGGAGTTTCAAGCTATCTTGGAAAGCCAATCATGTACGAGGTCAAAACGATTATGGAAGCAACCATGAATCTTAACGAGCACTGCAGAATTGGAGGGTCGGTATACAGAGCCATAGTTGACGGACAAGTCTTGGCTGTAAAGAACACTAAAGAAGATGTCACGGAGGAGCTAAATATTCTGCAGAAGGTAAATCATGCAAATTTGGTGAAGCTTATGGGAGTCTCATCTGAAACAGACGGGAGTCGCTTCTTGGTTTACGAATATGCTGCAAATGGATCACTTGATAAGTGGTTGTACTCCAAATCTTCGGCCACTTCAAGTTCTGCGGAGCTGCTCACGTGGAATCAGAGACTAAGTATAGCTCTAGATATCGCCAATGGCCTGCAATACATGCACGAACACACGCAGCGAAGCATTGTTCACATGGATATCAGGACGAGTAACATACTTCTCGACTCCAAATTCAAGGCCAAGATAGCAAATTTCTCCATGGCTAGAGCAGCTGCAAACGATGTCACCCCCAAAGTAGATGTTTTCGCTTTTGGGGTTGTACTTTTGGCCTTGCTTTCCGGAAAGAAAGGCATGGAAGCAAAAGAAAATGGAGAGGCTATCATGTTGTGGAAGGATGTTAGGTGGGTTTTGGAAGCCGAAGAGGAAAAAGTGGAGAGGTTGAGAAAATGGATGGATCCAAATTTGGAGAACTTCTATCCGATTGATGGGGCTTTGAGCTTGACAGCCTTGGCAAGGGCCTGCACACAGGAGAAGCCATCAACCAGACCAAGCATGGGAGAAGTTGTGTTCAACCTCTCTGTACTTACTCATTCGTCTTCTCAGTCGACATTGGAAAGGTCTTGGACTTCGGCGTTAGAAGCAGAAGAAGTTCTTGAAACTATCAGTCCAATCGCTGCTCGTTGA